From a single Anaerolineales bacterium genomic region:
- the cydD gene encoding thiol reductant ABC exporter subunit CydD yields the protein MHRRLISLTRDSRFSLTLTIASGFLAGLLTIWQAWNLATVVDGVFLQKFSLAQVTTPLIFMLLAISGRTLLTWVNEVAANAVAVRIKTDLRERLFAHILKLGPAYSRGQRTGELTTAAVEGIEALDAYFSQYLPQLVITALVPISILFFVFPIDLLTGFVFLITAPLIPFFMIIIGKGAEAVTKRQYETLRLLSAHFLDSLQGLTTLKLFGQSKGQAKNIAKVSEQYRDTTLGVLRITFLSALALEMLATISTAIVAVEIGFRLLYDRMEFLPALFLLVLAPEFYMPLRALGARFHAGMNGTTAAKRIYEILDTPIPEPKVESQKSDRSRPSTFDLRLEDISFTYPNETTPALQNINLTIKQGQHIALVGKTGAGKSTLVQLLLGFIQPTEGSLLPSAFCLQNSIAWVPQKPHLFHATIAENIRLGKADATHEEVVRAAKAARLHDFIESLPEKYETLVGESGARLSSGQAQRLALARAFLKDAPILILDEPTSALDPETESLLEESTRELMHGRTVITIAHRLNTIFQADRIIVLDEGRIIEQGTHRELIALNGMYASMVKTYEMKDERGKNSNVIRNAEYVMGESNYESRITHHVPNPQSQIVNPKSTIIPRLLTFLRGNWHRVALSILLSSITILASVALMGTSAWLISTAAIAVSVADLGVSTVGTRFFGITRAIFRYLERLVSHDVTFRLLAKLRVWFYEKLEPLAPARLMNFRSGDLLARIIGDVETLENFYVRVVSPPLTAIVVGVFTAIFLASFYPLLAPVYLTFYLSLGLFLPILAQTTSRKSAEQTISLRADLQTNLVDGIQGMADLIAYGRADERLTQIASNADEYGNAQRRMARVTGIHSAMGTLLTNLGMWTILFLTIPQIINGEIAGPMLASLTLLTLASFEAVLPLPLAAQMWNSAREAARRLFEVVDVEPEIKDDIRYSKLDERTSNIEFSNLSFTYPTQSTPALQHVTFNLKPETSLAIVGPSGAGKSTIANLLLRFWEYEVRDIRLGGESLKLLNQDEVRERCGYVSQNTYFFNTSIYENLRFARRKVTRDEVEAACKSVQIHDFIMSLPKSYDTLIGEQGLRLSGGERQRLAIARALIKDAPILILDEPTANLDPLTEKQVLETLFDVMKRKTSLLITHRLIGLENVDEILVMNHGQIVERGTHAELVKKDGLYRRLLDLQNRILDDEI from the coding sequence ATGCACCGCCGACTCATTTCCCTCACCCGCGACTCGCGCTTCTCCCTTACCCTGACAATTGCTTCTGGTTTTCTGGCAGGTTTGCTCACCATCTGGCAGGCTTGGAATCTCGCCACCGTTGTGGATGGAGTCTTCCTACAGAAATTCTCGCTTGCGCAAGTCACCACTCCTCTAATCTTCATGCTCCTCGCCATCAGCGGGCGGACGTTGCTCACGTGGGTCAACGAAGTCGCCGCCAACGCCGTTGCGGTCCGCATCAAGACCGACCTACGCGAACGGCTCTTCGCGCACATCCTCAAACTCGGTCCCGCCTACTCTCGCGGACAACGCACTGGCGAACTGACCACCGCCGCCGTCGAAGGCATCGAAGCGTTGGACGCGTATTTCAGCCAATATCTGCCGCAACTGGTCATCACGGCACTTGTCCCCATTTCCATTTTATTTTTCGTCTTCCCCATTGACCTGCTCACTGGCTTCGTCTTCCTCATCACCGCCCCGCTGATTCCGTTCTTCATGATCATCATCGGCAAAGGCGCGGAAGCGGTCACCAAACGCCAATACGAAACCCTGCGTCTGCTCAGCGCCCACTTCCTAGACAGTCTGCAAGGGCTGACCACGCTAAAACTCTTCGGTCAGTCGAAGGGACAGGCGAAAAACATCGCCAAAGTTTCCGAGCAATACCGCGACACGACCTTGGGCGTGCTGCGCATCACCTTCCTCTCGGCGCTTGCATTGGAAATGCTTGCCACTATCAGCACCGCCATCGTCGCCGTCGAGATCGGCTTCCGTCTACTCTACGACCGCATGGAATTTCTGCCCGCACTCTTCCTGCTCGTCCTCGCCCCTGAGTTCTACATGCCCCTGCGCGCCCTCGGAGCAAGATTCCACGCTGGCATGAACGGCACGACAGCAGCAAAGCGGATTTATGAAATACTAGATACGCCAATCCCTGAGCCAAAAGTCGAAAGTCAAAAATCAGATCGTTCACGACCTTCGACCTTTGACCTTCGACTCGAAGATATCTCTTTCACCTACCCCAACGAAACCACCCCCGCCCTGCAAAACATCAACCTGACAATCAAACAGGGACAGCACATCGCCCTCGTCGGCAAAACCGGCGCAGGGAAATCAACCCTCGTTCAACTATTACTTGGCTTTATTCAACCAACCGAAGGAAGCCTTCTGCCTTCTGCCTTCTGCCTTCAGAACTCCATCGCCTGGGTTCCTCAAAAACCGCACCTCTTCCACGCCACCATCGCCGAAAACATCCGCCTCGGCAAAGCGGACGCGACCCACGAAGAAGTTGTCCGCGCCGCCAAAGCCGCGCGCCTGCACGACTTCATCGAATCGCTGCCCGAAAAATATGAAACTCTCGTCGGCGAAAGCGGCGCCCGCCTCTCCAGCGGACAAGCCCAACGCCTCGCCCTCGCCCGCGCCTTCCTCAAAGATGCGCCAATCCTTATCCTCGACGAACCCACTTCCGCGCTCGACCCTGAAACCGAATCCCTGCTCGAAGAATCCACTCGCGAACTCATGCACGGACGTACCGTCATCACCATCGCCCACCGTCTCAACACCATCTTCCAAGCCGACAGAATCATCGTCCTCGACGAAGGCAGAATCATCGAACAAGGCACGCATCGTGAACTTATTGCGTTGAATGGCATGTACGCGAGCATGGTGAAGACGTATGAAATGAAAGACGAAAGAGGAAAGAATTCAAACGTAATTCGTAATGCGGAATACGTAATGGGCGAATCAAATTACGAATCACGAATTACGCATCACGTCCCCAATCCTCAATCGCAAATCGTAAATCCAAAATCCACAATCATCCCTCGCCTCCTCACCTTCCTACGCGGCAACTGGCACCGCGTCGCACTCTCTATCCTTCTCAGTTCCATCACCATCCTTGCCAGCGTCGCGCTCATGGGCACCTCGGCGTGGCTGATCTCCACTGCCGCCATCGCCGTCTCCGTCGCGGACCTTGGCGTCTCCACGGTCGGCACGCGCTTCTTCGGCATCACCCGCGCCATCTTCCGCTACCTCGAGCGCCTCGTCTCGCACGACGTCACCTTCCGCCTTCTCGCCAAACTGCGCGTGTGGTTCTACGAAAAGCTCGAACCCCTCGCCCCTGCCCGCCTGATGAACTTCCGCTCCGGCGACCTGCTTGCCCGCATCATCGGCGATGTGGAAACATTGGAAAATTTCTACGTCCGCGTCGTTTCCCCGCCATTGACCGCCATCGTCGTTGGAGTCTTCACCGCCATCTTCCTCGCTTCTTTCTACCCGCTGCTTGCTCCTGTTTACCTGACCTTTTATCTCAGCCTCGGCTTGTTCCTTCCCATCCTCGCGCAGACCACCAGCCGCAAATCCGCCGAGCAGACCATCTCACTTCGTGCAGATCTACAAACTAATCTCGTCGACGGCATTCAAGGCATGGCAGACCTTATCGCCTACGGTCGCGCCGATGAACGCCTCACACAAATTGCATCCAACGCAGACGAGTACGGCAACGCCCAACGCCGCATGGCGCGTGTGACCGGCATCCATTCTGCAATGGGAACCCTGCTCACCAACCTCGGCATGTGGACGATCCTCTTCTTGACCATTCCGCAGATCATCAACGGTGAGATCGCTGGTCCCATGCTGGCTTCGCTCACTCTGCTCACTCTCGCTTCGTTTGAAGCCGTTCTTCCGCTGCCACTTGCCGCCCAAATGTGGAACTCCGCTCGTGAGGCGGCAAGGCGCTTGTTTGAGGTTGTTGATGTTGAGCCAGAAATAAAGGATGATATTCGATATTCGAAACTCGATGAACGAACATCGAATATCGAATTCTCGAATCTCTCTTTCACCTACCCCACCCAATCCACGCCTGCCCTGCAACATGTGACCTTCAACCTTAAACCTGAAACCTCCCTCGCCATCGTTGGTCCGAGCGGGGCGGGCAAGAGCACCATTGCCAATTTGTTGCTGCGATTCTGGGAGTACGAAGTCAGAGACATCCGCTTGGGGGGAGAATCGCTCAAATTGCTGAATCAGGATGAAGTCAGAGAAAGATGCGGATATGTATCCCAGAACACGTATTTCTTCAACACATCCATTTATGAAAATCTGCGCTTTGCCCGCAGAAAAGTCACAAGAGATGAAGTGGAAGCGGCATGCAAATCTGTGCAGATACATGACTTCATCATGAGTCTGCCGAAAAGCTATGACACGTTAATCGGTGAGCAGGGATTGCGCCTCTCAGGCGGCGAACGTCAACGCTTGGCGATTGCGCGCGCGTTGATAAAAGATGCGCCGATCTTAATCCTTGATGAACCCACCGCTAACCTGGACCCGTTGACCGAGAAACAAGTTCTGGAAACATTATTCGATGTGATGAAACGTAAGACATCCCTGCTCATAACGCATCGGTTGATCGGGCTCGAGAACGTGGACGAAATCCTTGTGATGAACCACGGGCAGATCGTGGAGCGCGGCACACACGCGGAGTTGGTCAAAAAGGACGGTTTATACCGCCGCCTGCTGGACTTGCAAAATCGTATACTGGATGATGAAATCTAG
- the rho gene encoding transcription termination factor Rho, whose amino-acid sequence MKILELENEPLSKLRAMAKNFNIPNANRLKKETLAMMIREAEAQKEGIELRGGILEIMSEGIGFLRATNYRISDQDVYVSQAQLRRYDLRAGDLVIGQVRPPRESERHFGLLKVESINGLEPEEASRRANFENLTPIFPETRFDLETDPKTLAPRLINLIAPIGRGQRGLIVSPPKTGKTTILKQIANSISTKYPDVHLIIALIGERPEEVTDMDRSVDAEVVASTFDEPVTAHVRTAELALERAKRLVEIGRHVVILMDSITRLARAYNLVVNPSGRTLSGGMDPSALYPPKRFFGAARNVEDGGSLTIIATCLVDTGSRLDDVVYEEFKGTGNMELHLSRKLQERRTFPAVDIERSSTRREDLLLGPDLLQRVWLMRRMFIQMTSPQPQGAGMDPSVATEAILTRMEKSKNNLEFLDNLTKEA is encoded by the coding sequence ATGAAAATACTTGAACTAGAGAACGAACCTCTTTCCAAATTGCGCGCAATGGCGAAGAATTTCAATATTCCCAACGCCAACCGCCTTAAGAAAGAGACCCTTGCCATGATGATCCGCGAGGCGGAGGCGCAGAAGGAGGGCATCGAACTGCGCGGCGGCATTTTGGAGATCATGAGCGAAGGGATCGGCTTCCTGCGAGCCACAAACTACCGCATCAGCGACCAGGATGTATATGTCTCGCAGGCGCAGTTACGGCGCTACGATCTGCGCGCAGGCGACCTCGTCATCGGGCAGGTGCGTCCGCCGCGCGAGAGTGAACGTCACTTCGGCTTGCTGAAGGTGGAATCCATCAATGGCTTGGAGCCCGAAGAAGCCTCCCGCAGGGCGAATTTCGAAAACCTGACCCCTATATTCCCCGAAACAAGATTTGACCTGGAAACCGACCCGAAAACGCTCGCCCCGCGCTTGATCAATTTGATCGCGCCCATCGGACGCGGACAGCGCGGCTTGATCGTCTCGCCGCCAAAAACGGGGAAAACCACCATTCTCAAGCAGATCGCCAACTCGATTTCAACCAAATATCCCGATGTGCATTTGATCATTGCCCTCATCGGCGAACGCCCGGAGGAAGTGACCGATATGGATCGCTCCGTGGACGCCGAAGTGGTCGCATCCACCTTTGATGAGCCTGTCACCGCCCATGTCCGCACGGCGGAGCTGGCATTAGAGCGCGCTAAGCGGTTGGTGGAGATCGGTCGTCACGTGGTAATCTTAATGGACTCGATCACCCGCCTCGCCCGCGCCTATAACCTGGTCGTCAACCCATCGGGGCGGACTCTCTCTGGAGGTATGGACCCGTCCGCGTTGTACCCGCCGAAGCGTTTCTTCGGCGCGGCGCGCAACGTGGAAGACGGCGGCTCGCTGACCATCATCGCCACCTGTCTCGTAGATACCGGTTCCCGCCTCGATGACGTGGTGTACGAAGAGTTCAAAGGCACCGGCAACATGGAATTGCACCTCTCACGCAAATTGCAGGAACGCCGCACCTTCCCTGCCGTGGACATCGAACGCTCGTCCACCCGCCGCGAAGACCTGCTGCTCGGACCGGATCTGCTCCAGCGCGTCTGGCTGATGCGCCGCATGTTCATCCAAATGACATCGCCGCAGCCCCAGGGCGCCGGTATGGACCCGTCTGTGGCAACCGAAGCCATTCTGACACGTATGGAAAAATCAAAGAATAATCTGGAGTTTTTGGATAATTTGACAAAGGAAGCCTGA
- a CDS encoding M23 family metallopeptidase: MKRFLEIIRARFSKKSGKTQSEPKETSAVNEPPTSPRAKRKPDRFTIVSWSLTFILVASLLGSTLYYKSTLPPVVTTISAAATPESDAGQALALVPNVSAGGSGLPSIFRDLQLKTNIPERPRYESIIYRVSRGDAMLRIAESYNVKTESILYVNTQLEDNPHNLKPGMELVIPPVDGLYYEWQEGDTFEAVAEKFDAEVDEIVNFPGNDVDLTNPEIKPGTLVMVPGGSRELRNWAADLQTAARGANTGTGGGNATNACGGGPVASGFGWPASSQIISGNGYGPGHLGLDIQAAEGEPVYAAGSGIVTMAQGGWNYGYGNVVQIDHGNGYVTVYAHLSAISVSLCTPVGRGGVIGLAGNTGNSFGAHLHFEVRVGGSNINPYDLVR; this comes from the coding sequence ATGAAACGTTTTCTGGAAATAATTCGGGCTCGCTTTTCCAAAAAAAGCGGAAAAACTCAGAGCGAACCAAAAGAAACCTCGGCGGTGAATGAACCGCCAACTTCTCCGCGCGCAAAACGCAAACCGGATCGCTTTACGATCGTCAGTTGGTCGCTGACCTTCATCCTCGTCGCCAGCTTGCTGGGATCGACCCTTTACTACAAGAGCACCCTCCCGCCGGTTGTGACAACGATTTCCGCGGCAGCGACACCGGAATCGGATGCCGGTCAGGCTCTGGCTCTGGTACCAAATGTCAGCGCGGGAGGAAGCGGATTGCCATCCATTTTCCGCGACCTGCAATTAAAGACGAACATCCCCGAACGCCCGCGCTATGAATCTATCATCTATCGCGTATCGCGCGGTGATGCCATGCTGCGCATCGCGGAGAGTTACAACGTCAAGACGGAATCCATCCTGTACGTCAACACGCAGTTGGAAGACAACCCGCACAACTTGAAACCCGGCATGGAACTGGTCATCCCGCCGGTGGATGGGTTGTATTACGAATGGCAGGAAGGCGATACCTTTGAAGCGGTTGCCGAGAAATTCGATGCTGAAGTGGACGAGATCGTCAACTTCCCCGGCAACGATGTTGACCTGACCAATCCGGAGATCAAGCCCGGCACACTTGTCATGGTCCCCGGCGGTTCGCGCGAACTGCGCAACTGGGCGGCAGACCTGCAAACCGCGGCACGCGGCGCGAACACTGGCACGGGCGGCGGGAATGCGACCAATGCTTGTGGCGGCGGTCCGGTTGCCAGCGGATTTGGCTGGCCCGCCAGTTCACAGATCATTTCCGGTAACGGATACGGACCGGGGCACCTTGGGCTGGATATCCAGGCGGCTGAGGGCGAACCCGTGTACGCGGCAGGCAGCGGCATCGTGACGATGGCGCAAGGAGGCTGGAACTACGGCTACGGCAATGTAGTGCAGATCGATCACGGCAATGGCTATGTGACGGTGTACGCCCACTTGAGCGCCATCAGCGTCAGTCTGTGTACGCCGGTCGGGCGCGGCGGGGTCATCGGCTTGGCGGGCAACACCGGTAATTCCTTCGGCGCGCATCTGCATTTTGAAGTGCGTGTCGGCGGTTCGAATATCAATCCGTACGATCTTGTTCGATAG
- a CDS encoding biotin--[acetyl-CoA-carboxylase] ligase, whose product MNESSLKKSLSKLNIGDLRYFDSIGSTNDEALAWAAGGAKDMSIVVADEQTQGRGRLDRKWFTPKGSALAFSLILRPSASLRPHLSRTVGLTALSLSDTCLKLGLAPSIKWPNDILLNGKKTAGILIESVWSGEDVDSLVIGVGVNVLSTSVPPLDVLRFSATSIEDELEKEPPAREDILREILNAFFSWRERMGTDELIQAWEENLAFRGKQVQVETGGDRYPITGSLHGLESDGSLRLHDEHDKSMIIRFGDVSLRPIA is encoded by the coding sequence ATGAACGAATCCTCCCTCAAAAAATCACTTTCAAAATTAAACATCGGCGACCTGCGCTACTTCGATTCCATCGGCTCGACCAACGATGAGGCGCTGGCGTGGGCGGCGGGCGGCGCAAAGGACATGTCCATTGTGGTTGCGGATGAACAGACGCAGGGACGCGGCAGGCTGGACCGGAAATGGTTCACACCAAAAGGCAGCGCGCTTGCATTCAGCCTGATCCTGCGCCCCTCCGCGTCCCTGCGCCCGCATCTCTCGCGGACCGTGGGCTTGACCGCCCTTTCCCTGTCAGATACCTGTCTCAAGCTTGGTCTCGCTCCGAGCATCAAATGGCCCAACGATATCTTATTGAACGGCAAAAAAACGGCGGGCATCCTGATCGAATCGGTCTGGTCGGGCGAGGATGTGGATTCTCTGGTGATCGGGGTTGGCGTGAACGTGCTCAGCACATCCGTGCCGCCGCTGGACGTCCTGCGATTCTCAGCTACCAGCATCGAAGACGAATTAGAGAAAGAACCGCCCGCGCGCGAGGACATCCTGCGGGAAATCCTTAACGCATTCTTTTCATGGCGCGAGCGGATGGGAACGGATGAGTTGATCCAAGCCTGGGAGGAGAATCTGGCGTTTCGCGGGAAGCAGGTTCAAGTCGAGACAGGAGGCGACAGGTATCCCATCACTGGCAGCCTGCATGGACTTGAATCCGACGGCAGTCTGCGTTTGCACGATGAACATGACAAATCCATGATTATCCGTTTTGGGGATGTCAGCCTGAGACCAATCGCATGA
- the gyrA gene encoding DNA gyrase subunit A, translating into MAEENMIAGNIESVDIDEQMRSAYLDYAMSVIVARALPDARDGLKPVHRRILYAMHELGIRSNSSYKKSARIVGEVLGKYHPHGDSAVYESMARMAQDFSLRYLLVEGQGNFGSVDGDAPAAMRYTEARLQKMAEELLADLEKDTVDFGPNFDDSLQEPLVLPARLPNLLLNGASGIAVGMATNIPPQNLRELVGAINYLIDNYDTVEDVSVEDLMKFVQGPDFPTGGMIVGTEGIISAYGTGRGRIVMRGIAHIEETKAGRYQINITEIPFQVNKSTLIERIAQLVREDKIDQISDLRDESDQRGMSIVIELKRTAQPKKVLNQLYKYTALQSTFGVQMLSLVDGEPRTLPLKRLLQIFIEHRQTVIVRRSNFELAKARARQHILDGYLIALNNIDAVIKTIREAEDADVAKTNLMKRFKLSELQAQAILDMQLRRLAALERWKIEEEHKQVRETIEYLEDLLANPKKILALIKSDLIELAEKYGDDRRTRIAAEAKEDIHDEDLVADESVLISITERGYIKRVAASAFRSQSRGGRGVIGHTTKDEDEVVMLIPARSLNTMLFFSDKGKVYSEKVYQIPDSDRTTKGIPLVNVLSLDPNEKVTAAMAVGEFSPNTFCMMMTGRGRIKRVSMDEFASVRPSGLIAISLEEGDTLGWARLTSGKDDIIIVTENGQALRFNESKVRSMGRQAAGVQGIRLKKGDAVTSMDVVEKDGALLVVTAKGFGKQTPLTEYTPKGRATGGISTIDQKALKEIGNIAAARVVQKADDLTIMTANGVTIRLKVKDVKQSGRATRGVHLIKPQEGDSVASVARISAEELKKAGAQMDEKEVEAQPKLV; encoded by the coding sequence ATGGCTGAAGAGAATATGATCGCAGGAAACATCGAATCTGTTGATATTGACGAGCAGATGCGTTCCGCCTATCTTGATTACGCCATGAGCGTGATCGTGGCGCGCGCCCTGCCCGATGCCCGCGACGGCTTGAAACCCGTCCATAGGCGCATCCTGTATGCCATGCACGAACTCGGCATCCGCTCGAACTCGTCATACAAGAAATCCGCCCGTATCGTGGGTGAGGTGCTCGGTAAATACCATCCGCATGGCGATTCGGCAGTCTATGAATCCATGGCGCGCATGGCGCAGGATTTCTCCCTACGCTACCTGTTGGTGGAAGGCCAGGGTAACTTCGGCTCGGTGGATGGCGATGCTCCCGCCGCGATGCGTTACACCGAGGCGCGTCTGCAAAAGATGGCGGAAGAATTGCTGGCGGATCTCGAAAAAGATACGGTGGATTTTGGTCCCAACTTTGACGATTCGCTTCAGGAGCCCCTTGTCCTGCCTGCCAGACTCCCGAACCTGCTGCTCAATGGAGCCTCGGGTATTGCCGTCGGCATGGCAACCAACATCCCGCCGCAAAACCTGCGCGAACTGGTCGGCGCAATCAATTACCTGATCGACAATTACGACACGGTCGAGGATGTCAGCGTTGAAGACCTGATGAAGTTCGTGCAGGGACCCGACTTCCCGACAGGCGGGATGATCGTCGGAACAGAGGGAATTATCTCGGCGTATGGAACAGGCCGCGGTCGAATCGTGATGCGCGGTATTGCCCACATCGAAGAGACCAAGGCGGGACGTTATCAGATCAACATTACCGAAATTCCTTTTCAGGTCAATAAATCCACGTTGATCGAGCGCATTGCCCAACTTGTGCGCGAGGACAAGATTGATCAGATCTCCGACCTGCGCGATGAATCCGACCAGCGCGGCATGAGCATTGTGATCGAGTTGAAGCGCACTGCCCAGCCCAAAAAGGTTCTCAATCAGCTTTATAAATATACGGCATTACAGTCCACGTTTGGCGTGCAAATGCTATCGCTTGTGGATGGAGAGCCGCGCACTCTTCCGCTCAAGCGTTTGTTACAGATATTCATCGAGCATCGCCAGACGGTGATTGTGCGCCGCTCGAATTTCGAACTGGCAAAGGCGCGCGCCCGCCAGCACATTTTGGACGGTTATCTGATCGCGTTGAATAATATCGATGCGGTGATCAAGACCATCCGTGAAGCCGAGGATGCCGATGTTGCCAAGACCAATTTGATGAAACGCTTCAAATTGAGTGAATTGCAGGCACAGGCAATTCTCGATATGCAACTGCGCCGGCTTGCCGCATTGGAACGCTGGAAGATCGAGGAAGAACACAAGCAGGTGCGCGAAACCATTGAATACCTTGAAGACCTGCTTGCAAACCCGAAGAAGATCCTCGCGCTCATCAAATCTGACCTGATCGAGTTGGCTGAAAAATACGGTGACGATCGCCGCACGCGCATCGCCGCCGAAGCCAAGGAAGACATTCACGACGAAGACCTTGTGGCAGACGAATCCGTGCTTATCAGCATCACCGAGCGCGGATATATCAAGCGCGTTGCTGCCTCCGCTTTCCGTTCTCAAAGCCGCGGCGGACGCGGCGTGATCGGTCATACCACCAAGGATGAGGACGAAGTGGTGATGCTCATCCCTGCACGCAGTTTGAACACCATGCTGTTCTTTTCAGATAAGGGCAAAGTGTATTCCGAAAAGGTCTATCAGATCCCGGATTCGGACCGCACCACAAAAGGCATTCCTTTGGTCAACGTCCTGTCGCTCGACCCGAATGAAAAGGTCACTGCGGCGATGGCGGTGGGCGAATTCTCGCCAAACACGTTCTGCATGATGATGACCGGCCGCGGCAGGATCAAACGCGTTTCGATGGATGAATTCGCATCTGTCCGCCCATCCGGCTTGATAGCCATATCCCTCGAGGAGGGCGACACCCTCGGCTGGGCACGCCTGACCTCCGGCAAGGATGACATCATCATCGTCACCGAAAATGGGCAGGCGTTGCGCTTCAACGAAAGCAAGGTGCGTTCCATGGGACGGCAGGCGGCTGGCGTGCAAGGCATCCGCCTGAAGAAGGGGGATGCTGTCACCAGCATGGATGTGGTCGAGAAGGACGGCGCGTTGCTTGTCGTCACTGCCAAGGGATTTGGCAAACAGACCCCGCTGACCGAATACACACCGAAGGGACGCGCCACAGGCGGCATCTCCACCATTGACCAGAAAGCGCTCAAAGAGATCGGAAATATTGCCGCCGCGCGCGTCGTTCAAAAGGCGGACGACTTGACCATCATGACCGCGAACGGCGTGACGATCCGCCTGAAGGTAAAGGATGTGAAACAGTCCGGGCGCGCCACCCGCGGCGTGCACCTGATCAAGCCGCAGGAAGGCGATAGTGTGGCTTCCGTGGCGCGTATCTCCGCCGAAGAGTTGAAAAAAGCGGGCGCGCAAATGGACGAAAAGGAAGTGGAAGCGCAGCCGAAACTGGTTTAA